A DNA window from Kitasatospora atroaurantiaca contains the following coding sequences:
- a CDS encoding adenylate/guanylate cyclase domain-containing protein, producing MNCPSCAGELPDSARFCLHCGTPCAPSPRPSAPAPRADERKVVSVVFCDLVGSTALSGRLDPEALRSVTLRYFELMTSRIEAHGGTVEKFIGDAVMAVFGIPVMHEDDARRALAATLDMLAALAELNSELTAALGIRLDVRIGVNTGEAVANADASARQALVSGEVVNVAARLEQNAGAGQILIGPDTLRAVGAAAVVEDAGLLSLKGKSEPVRAHRLLGLQGDDPELLRRFDTPFVGREPELAELDTALAEPDTRLVTVYGEAGLGKTRLIREWLGRSTVRWGAGRCRPYGDSGSLTPLADALGRLLDGSPGDPVPAVLRHGLLRDGTPNPSVEDTCAALVPLLAELARHRPVVLVLDDFHWAGPVLREVLERITDRLTDGRVLIVCAARLELLEHCPEWGADGRSVLLPGLSGAESARLAAGLAEVSGHGTGPGEAVPAQALERAEGNPLHLEQLLAMVAEDRHPDELPPTVHALLGARIDALESAERTALSLAAVVGRDFGRDELTGLALSGPEGRPGGELQPAAAGLDAVRPALHRLTRRRLVEPAGRETRYRFSSGLVQEVSYQSMAKRVRADRHERAAGLLAERGAAEGTVGGHLAKAHRYRSELGLIDPHTDVLRLRAAALLAAAGAQALARADLGWAGELLERAVELARPGEPAWLTAAWPLAEVRLATGRTEEGRRLLQEVATTDDPVVAAHARLGLAVLDPGQDLGHAARTAREALPVFEAARDHLGTARACLRLAQQQQLLGRHGTAEALLDRALEHAVRADAEPERAAALGAMGVSLWLGPAPVPAAVARCRALLAEHGSDRRAVRVTLNCPLAVLLALQEDWSGARECLAEADRLGRELGFAEAGVFLPIFRAAVEALADNPTRAAQLLRQADRACRELGATGLLGAIARDLARVLAAGGDRASALPLLAEMLSGEADALPLADAADLHGTLALLRAPEHDDASALAAQAMAEAERTDSPVVQATAALDQARTELALGRPDRAAAAAALALRRFAAKGHLVGIRRAAELAAEAHAAAGATAPATTAATTAEERPSR from the coding sequence GTGAACTGCCCCTCGTGCGCGGGCGAGCTGCCCGACAGCGCGCGGTTCTGCCTGCACTGCGGCACACCGTGCGCCCCTTCGCCGCGCCCGTCCGCTCCGGCGCCCCGCGCGGACGAGCGCAAGGTGGTCAGCGTGGTCTTCTGCGACCTGGTCGGTTCCACCGCCCTCTCCGGGCGGCTGGATCCGGAGGCCCTGCGCTCGGTGACGCTGCGCTACTTCGAGCTGATGACCTCACGCATCGAGGCCCACGGCGGCACCGTCGAGAAGTTCATCGGCGACGCGGTGATGGCGGTCTTCGGCATCCCGGTGATGCACGAGGACGACGCCCGCCGGGCGCTGGCCGCCACCCTGGACATGCTGGCAGCGCTGGCCGAGCTCAACTCGGAGCTGACGGCCGCCCTCGGCATCCGGCTCGACGTCCGGATCGGCGTCAACACCGGTGAGGCGGTCGCCAATGCGGACGCCTCCGCCCGGCAGGCCCTGGTCTCGGGCGAGGTGGTGAACGTGGCCGCCCGGCTGGAGCAGAACGCCGGGGCCGGGCAGATCCTGATCGGCCCGGACACCCTCCGCGCGGTGGGCGCGGCCGCCGTGGTCGAGGACGCCGGGCTGCTCTCGCTCAAGGGCAAGTCCGAGCCCGTCCGCGCTCACCGGCTGCTCGGCCTGCAGGGCGACGACCCCGAACTGCTGCGCCGCTTCGACACCCCATTCGTCGGCCGGGAGCCCGAACTCGCCGAGCTCGACACCGCGTTGGCCGAGCCCGACACGAGGCTGGTCACGGTCTACGGCGAGGCGGGCCTCGGCAAGACCCGGCTGATCCGGGAGTGGCTCGGCCGCTCCACCGTGCGCTGGGGCGCAGGGCGCTGCCGCCCGTACGGCGACAGCGGCAGCCTCACCCCGCTCGCGGACGCGCTGGGCCGGCTGCTGGACGGCTCGCCGGGCGATCCCGTCCCGGCGGTGCTGCGGCACGGTCTGCTGCGGGACGGCACGCCCAACCCCTCCGTCGAGGACACCTGTGCCGCGCTGGTCCCGCTGCTCGCCGAGCTCGCCCGGCACCGCCCGGTGGTCCTGGTGCTGGACGACTTCCACTGGGCCGGGCCCGTGCTGCGCGAGGTGCTGGAGCGGATCACCGACAGGCTCACGGACGGGCGGGTGCTGATCGTCTGCGCGGCCCGGCTGGAGCTGCTGGAGCACTGCCCCGAGTGGGGTGCGGACGGGCGGTCCGTCCTGCTGCCGGGGCTGTCCGGCGCCGAGAGTGCCCGGCTGGCCGCCGGTCTCGCCGAGGTCTCCGGGCACGGGACCGGCCCCGGCGAGGCCGTCCCCGCCCAGGCGCTGGAGCGTGCCGAGGGCAACCCGCTGCACCTGGAGCAACTGCTTGCCATGGTCGCCGAGGACCGGCACCCGGACGAACTGCCGCCGACCGTCCATGCCCTGCTCGGCGCCCGGATCGACGCCCTGGAGTCCGCCGAGCGGACGGCGCTCTCACTGGCCGCCGTGGTCGGCCGCGACTTCGGCCGGGACGAGCTGACGGGCCTGGCCCTGAGCGGTCCCGAGGGCCGTCCCGGCGGCGAACTGCAGCCGGCCGCGGCCGGCCTGGACGCCGTCCGCCCCGCCCTGCACCGGCTGACCCGCCGCCGGCTGGTCGAGCCGGCCGGCCGGGAGACGCGCTACCGCTTCAGCAGCGGCCTGGTGCAGGAGGTCTCGTACCAGAGCATGGCCAAGCGGGTGCGCGCCGACCGGCACGAGCGGGCCGCCGGCCTGCTCGCCGAGCGGGGAGCGGCGGAAGGCACGGTCGGGGGTCACCTGGCGAAGGCCCACCGCTACCGCAGTGAGCTCGGCCTGATCGACCCGCACACCGACGTCCTGCGGCTGCGCGCCGCCGCTCTGCTGGCCGCCGCCGGCGCGCAGGCACTGGCCCGCGCGGACCTCGGCTGGGCCGGGGAACTGCTGGAGCGGGCGGTCGAGCTGGCCAGGCCCGGCGAGCCGGCCTGGCTGACCGCGGCCTGGCCGCTGGCCGAGGTGCGGCTGGCCACCGGGCGTACGGAGGAGGGCCGGCGGCTGCTCCAGGAGGTCGCCACGACCGACGACCCGGTGGTCGCGGCCCACGCCCGGCTGGGTCTGGCGGTGCTGGACCCGGGCCAGGACCTCGGGCACGCCGCCCGGACGGCCCGCGAGGCGCTGCCGGTCTTCGAGGCCGCCCGCGACCACCTCGGGACGGCCCGCGCCTGCCTGCGGCTCGCCCAGCAGCAGCAGTTGCTGGGCCGTCACGGCACTGCCGAGGCCCTGCTCGACCGGGCGCTGGAGCACGCCGTACGGGCCGACGCCGAGCCGGAGCGGGCGGCGGCGCTCGGGGCGATGGGCGTCTCGCTGTGGCTGGGGCCCGCCCCCGTGCCCGCGGCCGTGGCGAGGTGCCGCGCGCTGCTGGCCGAGCACGGCTCCGACCGGCGGGCCGTCCGGGTCACCCTCAACTGCCCGCTGGCGGTGCTGCTGGCGCTGCAGGAGGACTGGTCCGGCGCCCGGGAGTGCCTGGCGGAGGCCGACCGGCTCGGCCGCGAGCTGGGCTTCGCGGAGGCCGGGGTCTTCCTGCCGATCTTCCGGGCGGCGGTGGAGGCGCTGGCGGACAACCCCACCCGGGCCGCGCAGCTGCTCCGGCAGGCCGACCGGGCCTGCCGCGAGCTGGGCGCCACCGGCCTGCTCGGCGCGATCGCCCGCGACCTGGCCCGAGTGCTGGCCGCCGGTGGCGACCGTGCGAGCGCACTCCCCCTGCTCGCAGAGATGCTCTCCGGGGAGGCCGACGCGCTTCCGCTGGCCGACGCCGCCGACCTGCACGGCACGCTGGCGCTGCTGCGCGCACCGGAGCATGACGATGCCTCGGCCCTGGCGGCGCAGGCGATGGCCGAGGCGGAGCGCACGGACTCGCCGGTGGTGCAGGCGACGGCGGCGCTGGACCAGGCCCGTACCGAGCTGGCCCTCGGCCGCCCCGACCGGGCTGCGGCCGCCGCCGCCCTGGCGCTGCGGCGGTTCGCCGCGAAGGGCCACCTGGTCGGCATCCGCCGGGCCGCCGAGCTGGCCGCCGAAGCCCACGCCGCCGCCGGTGCGACAGCCCCGGCCACGACCGCAGCCACGACCGCAGAGGAGCGACCTTCCCGATGA
- a CDS encoding aroma-sacti cluster domain-containing protein, translating to MTAPDPRTIAVLAAAGFPVDVLTDEQLQVFGSLSEEELALLLDIKARLDEVEPEVQAHGTVAGGALF from the coding sequence ATGACCGCTCCCGACCCCCGGACGATCGCCGTACTGGCCGCCGCCGGTTTCCCCGTGGACGTGCTGACCGACGAGCAGCTGCAGGTCTTCGGCTCGCTCAGCGAGGAGGAGCTGGCGCTGCTGCTCGACATCAAGGCCCGGCTGGACGAGGTCGAGCCCGAGGTCCAGGCGCACGGGACCGTGGCCGGCGGCGCGCTCTTCTGA
- a CDS encoding iron-containing redox enzyme family protein — MITRSSALHLKLALAAPPLNAAMAELWRPDGLTERYGRYLRTMHEVIRASVPLMELAVRRCTALGPADPVAGPLADYLARHIEEERGHDDWLLADLAAAGLDPHGPLRQQPPPVVARLVGPQYYWVEHFHPVSLLGYITVLENNAPAPWLAERLAADTGLPGAAFQTVSHHAVLDTGHSAELGRILDELPLDQAQETAVAVSALHTVDAATELFTRLARQDSRTERTPDP; from the coding sequence GTGATCACCCGAAGCAGCGCGCTGCACCTCAAACTCGCCCTGGCCGCACCGCCGTTGAACGCGGCGATGGCCGAACTCTGGCGCCCCGACGGGCTCACCGAGCGGTACGGCCGCTACCTGCGCACCATGCACGAGGTGATCAGGGCCTCCGTCCCGCTGATGGAGCTCGCCGTCCGGCGCTGTACGGCACTCGGGCCGGCCGACCCGGTGGCCGGGCCGCTCGCCGACTACCTGGCGCGGCACATCGAGGAGGAACGCGGCCACGACGACTGGCTGCTGGCCGACCTGGCCGCCGCCGGGCTCGATCCGCACGGCCCGCTCCGGCAGCAGCCACCACCGGTGGTCGCCCGGCTGGTCGGCCCCCAGTACTACTGGGTCGAGCACTTCCACCCCGTCTCCCTGCTCGGCTACATCACCGTGCTGGAGAACAACGCCCCCGCACCGTGGCTGGCCGAACGGCTGGCCGCCGACACCGGGCTGCCCGGCGCGGCCTTCCAGACCGTCAGCCACCACGCGGTGCTGGACACCGGCCACAGCGCGGAACTCGGCCGGATCCTCGACGAACTCCCGCTGGACCAGGCGCAGGAGACCGCCGTGGCGGTCAGCGCCCTGCACACCGTGGACGCGGCCACCGAACTGTTCACCCGGCTGGCGCGCCAGGACTCCCGAACCGAGAGGACGCCCGACCCATGA
- a CDS encoding radical SAM protein, whose translation MDLAELVGLRPVPCAGLLVTLTPRCPLSCAHCSTSSTMRGTDPDGEQLLRFVGSFTPEDRPELVLLTGGEPLLRPALAAELATAARASGARTALLSGMFFARQERIPARIRATIRTLDHFSASIDAFHEREIPRAEVFRALRAVLDDGVPVSLHITGTGPEDPYLAELTADVRRTFGGQVPMLVNELRAVGRAAAWAAGANTPGPDGRPLPCAMAAWPVVAQDGAVLACCNQDTVDRRPVPPHLLLGHVSRDGWGAIRRRSLASPALRMLRAVGPAHLYARYGELSDCSGYCSGCRALAERPGVLAAAERDGSGPVGELLDLQSARTQRAAGPAALVRRFGSPRYAELVTLGAEAPGGAPQ comes from the coding sequence ATGGACCTGGCCGAGCTGGTCGGGCTGCGCCCGGTGCCGTGCGCCGGGCTGCTGGTCACCCTCACCCCGCGCTGCCCACTGAGCTGCGCGCACTGCTCGACCTCCTCCACGATGCGCGGTACCGATCCCGACGGGGAGCAACTGCTGCGCTTCGTAGGCTCCTTCACTCCCGAGGACCGGCCCGAGCTGGTGCTGCTCACCGGCGGCGAGCCGCTGCTGCGCCCCGCGCTCGCGGCCGAGCTGGCCACCGCCGCCCGCGCCTCCGGGGCCCGGACGGCGCTGCTGAGCGGCATGTTCTTCGCCCGCCAGGAGCGGATCCCGGCCCGGATCCGGGCGACGATCAGGACCCTCGACCACTTCTCGGCGAGCATCGACGCCTTCCACGAGCGCGAGATCCCCAGGGCCGAGGTGTTCCGGGCGCTGCGCGCCGTCCTGGACGACGGCGTCCCGGTGAGCCTGCACATCACGGGCACCGGGCCGGAGGACCCGTACCTCGCCGAGCTGACCGCGGACGTCCGGCGGACCTTCGGCGGGCAGGTACCGATGCTGGTCAACGAGCTCCGCGCGGTCGGCCGGGCCGCCGCCTGGGCCGCCGGGGCGAACACGCCGGGGCCCGACGGCAGGCCGCTGCCCTGCGCGATGGCCGCCTGGCCGGTGGTGGCCCAGGACGGCGCCGTACTGGCCTGCTGCAACCAGGACACCGTCGACCGCCGGCCTGTGCCCCCGCACCTGCTGCTCGGCCACGTCTCCCGGGACGGCTGGGGCGCGATCCGTCGGCGGTCGCTCGCCTCGCCTGCCCTGCGCATGCTCCGCGCGGTCGGCCCGGCCCATCTGTACGCCCGCTACGGCGAGTTGTCCGACTGCTCCGGATACTGCAGCGGCTGCCGGGCCCTCGCCGAGCGCCCCGGCGTGCTGGCCGCCGCCGAACGCGACGGCTCCGGCCCGGTCGGGGAGCTGTTGGACCTCCAGTCGGCCCGCACCCAGCGCGCCGCCGGCCCGGCCGCCCTGGTCCGCCGCTTCGGCAGCCCGCGCTACGCCGAGCTGGTCACCCTCGGCGCCGAGGCGCCCGGAGGTGCCCCACAGTGA
- a CDS encoding radical SAM protein produces the protein MPATQSAPEAHRSRLIKAEGGGWWFLGDGGFARLRAAQVGPDGTLLPGAERYLRESGLYDAKPFRSYSLTVLTSTDCNLGCGYCFQNTGQDPKGGNRPPRIKHARLTSEMIGEVLDFTRERMTAAGLDRLSLMLFGGEPLLNPRGARELLRRAADLGELNASMVSNGTLLTPLVAKELNAAGLGSVQITFDGDREEHDAIRIRRSGGGTFDVIVSNVAKAMAATSLRWHLRINVSHLNRHGMDDLVERLAATLDPARCSLQFALIGDVGVGYGNDLAYGSSLAGDFTRWHGRALELGFAVSRPKPNTGCQACSFKDGRYGAVVNADGVLSSCWETAGRPGWEVGTLADGYLSAEETEGRWIACDDQYQHGEHAAALAAFQDQVDASLLDRLNAAGRL, from the coding sequence GTGCCCGCAACGCAGTCCGCACCCGAAGCCCACCGGAGCCGCCTGATCAAGGCGGAGGGCGGCGGTTGGTGGTTCCTCGGCGACGGCGGCTTCGCCCGGCTGCGGGCGGCCCAGGTCGGCCCGGACGGCACGCTGCTGCCCGGCGCCGAGCGCTACCTGCGCGAGAGCGGCCTGTACGACGCCAAGCCGTTCCGCTCGTACTCGCTGACCGTGCTGACCAGCACCGACTGCAACCTGGGCTGCGGCTACTGCTTCCAGAACACCGGGCAGGACCCGAAGGGCGGCAACCGGCCGCCGCGGATCAAGCACGCCCGCCTCACCTCGGAGATGATCGGCGAGGTCCTCGACTTCACCCGGGAGCGGATGACGGCGGCCGGCCTGGACCGGCTCTCGCTGATGCTGTTCGGCGGCGAGCCGCTGCTCAACCCGCGCGGAGCCCGGGAACTCCTGCGCCGCGCCGCCGACCTGGGCGAGCTGAACGCGAGCATGGTGTCCAACGGCACACTGCTCACCCCGCTGGTCGCCAAGGAGCTCAACGCGGCCGGCCTCGGCTCCGTCCAGATCACCTTCGACGGCGACCGGGAGGAGCACGACGCGATCCGGATCAGGCGCTCCGGCGGCGGCACCTTCGACGTGATCGTGAGCAACGTCGCCAAGGCGATGGCGGCCACCTCGCTCCGCTGGCACCTGCGGATAAACGTCTCGCACCTCAACCGGCACGGCATGGACGACCTGGTGGAACGCCTCGCCGCCACGCTCGACCCGGCCCGCTGCAGCCTGCAGTTCGCCCTGATCGGCGATGTGGGCGTCGGCTACGGCAACGACCTGGCGTACGGCAGCTCGCTCGCCGGGGACTTCACCCGCTGGCACGGCCGCGCGCTGGAGCTGGGCTTCGCCGTGTCCCGGCCCAAGCCCAACACCGGGTGCCAGGCCTGCTCGTTCAAGGACGGCCGGTACGGCGCCGTGGTCAACGCCGACGGGGTGCTGTCGAGCTGCTGGGAGACGGCCGGCCGGCCCGGCTGGGAGGTCGGCACACTCGCCGACGGCTACCTCTCCGCCGAGGAGACCGAGGGGCGCTGGATCGCCTGCGACGACCAGTACCAGCACGGGGAGCACGCGGCGGCGCTGGCCGCCTTTCAGGACCAGGTCGACGCATCCCTGCTCGACCGGTTGAACGCGGCCGGACGCCTCTGA
- a CDS encoding MFS transporter, which produces MAESGVLRTNRDFRRFWVGSALSTLGSQMSLIAFPLLVLSLGGGAAQAGLVASCSLVTRMLFRLPAGQLADRMDRRRLMLGADLVRLVTVGSIPLAAGLGHLGYPHLLVVAVIEGIATAVFSPASTIAVRDVVPEEQLSDALAKDQAALAAASLIGPFLGGWLFTVDRILPFTADAASYAVSAVLLLRMVTKPPQPAEGEKADNSPTAGLRWLARQPALLRALAFGALLNLVGSSAEVAMVVTLRGSGTGGTSIGLVMACAGVGAVLGSLAAPQVMKLLKPGQLFLTIGAVWSGGLAAFAVTQQPWVLGPLLVLLILLTPPAGIVVGQALLSQSPRELLGRVSTAANLLIAGLAALGPVVTGAALEGLGISPTWLVLAGLIAAATLVAALPMLRDTGLAPERQEQERSSEPAAA; this is translated from the coding sequence ATGGCTGAGTCCGGAGTGCTGCGCACCAACCGGGACTTCCGAAGGTTCTGGGTCGGCTCGGCGCTGTCGACGCTGGGCTCCCAGATGTCGCTGATCGCCTTCCCGCTCCTGGTGCTGTCGCTCGGCGGCGGCGCCGCGCAGGCCGGTCTGGTGGCCTCCTGCTCCCTGGTCACCAGGATGCTGTTCCGGCTGCCCGCAGGGCAGTTGGCGGACCGGATGGACCGGCGCAGGCTGATGCTCGGCGCCGACCTGGTCCGCCTGGTCACGGTCGGCAGCATCCCGCTGGCGGCCGGCCTCGGACACCTGGGGTACCCGCACCTACTGGTCGTTGCGGTGATCGAGGGGATCGCCACGGCCGTCTTCAGCCCGGCGAGCACCATCGCCGTCCGGGACGTGGTGCCCGAGGAGCAGCTGTCGGACGCGCTCGCCAAGGACCAGGCCGCGCTGGCCGCGGCCTCGCTGATCGGTCCCTTCCTCGGCGGCTGGCTGTTCACCGTCGACCGGATCCTGCCGTTCACCGCGGACGCCGCCTCGTACGCCGTCTCGGCCGTCCTGCTGCTGCGGATGGTCACCAAGCCCCCGCAGCCCGCCGAGGGTGAGAAGGCCGACAACAGCCCGACGGCAGGCCTGCGGTGGCTCGCCAGGCAACCGGCGCTGCTGCGCGCGCTGGCCTTCGGCGCACTGCTCAACCTGGTGGGCTCCTCGGCCGAGGTCGCCATGGTGGTCACCCTGCGCGGCAGCGGCACCGGGGGCACCTCGATCGGTCTGGTGATGGCCTGCGCCGGTGTCGGTGCGGTACTCGGCTCGCTGGCCGCACCCCAGGTGATGAAGCTGCTCAAGCCCGGGCAGCTGTTCCTGACCATCGGCGCGGTCTGGTCCGGGGGCCTGGCGGCGTTCGCGGTCACCCAGCAGCCCTGGGTGCTCGGGCCGCTGCTGGTGCTGCTCATCCTGCTCACCCCTCCGGCCGGGATCGTTGTCGGCCAGGCCCTGCTCAGCCAGTCCCCGCGCGAGCTGCTCGGCCGGGTGAGCACGGCCGCCAACCTGCTGATCGCCGGACTGGCCGCGCTCGGCCCGGTGGTGACCGGCGCCGCGCTGGAGGGTCTCGGGATTTCGCCGACCTGGCTGGTGCTGGCCGGCCTGATCGCCGCCGCCACGCTGGTCGCCGCGCTGCCGATGCTCCGGGACACCGGCCTGGCACCCGAGCGGCAGGAGCAGGAACGGTCGTCGGAGCCGGCCGCCGCCTAG